One genomic segment of Chiroxiphia lanceolata isolate bChiLan1 unplaced genomic scaffold, bChiLan1.pri scaffold_95_arrow_ctg1, whole genome shotgun sequence includes these proteins:
- the LOC116781923 gene encoding uncharacterized protein LOC116781923 isoform X1: MPLEKGPRRRHWDQFGAWERHWSQYQDPDWDPPESLPPPPGVSPSEFRDFWAFLQRFRRLRKPPPSKDPPKSGGPQNPLGLPPHYDPRLRINLALLEGGDPPKHRRGDPEDFGEPPEHRRGDPEDFGDPTEHRRRDPKDPPKSRRGDPGDPGDFGDSPKRHQSDPRDPGDFGDPPKCRRGDPGDPPKHRRRDPQDPLEDEDAEPRRHHRREDPKDPPKRHRGDPKDPPKHHRGDSEDPPKRHQSDPRDTQDPQKRHQSDPRDPGDFGHPLKSHWGDSEDPQDPPKCLRSDPGDPEDFGHPPKRHRGDSGDPQDPPKRHRSDPGDPPAPPPCPGVPGAHLSELGWALLHYLSFCQRGSFSRLARLQRERAALPIARYRHELVALVAQHQVLVVAGDTGCGKSTQVPQYLLGAGYSQVCCAQPRRVACAALARRVGLETLGRYQVGFQTRFERTCARGAHLVFVTLGLLLRQVQSDPALGRYQVLVADEVHERHLPGDLLLGALRRLLPARPALRLLLMSATCDPHLFARYFGGAPVLQVPGRLHPIKVLYQPIPSEPGQPHLDAGPYLRVLEAIDGRVPPEERGDVLVFLSGAAEIQQVLGPAQVYARHTQRWVVLPLHSGLPAEQQDKVSMGGVTGVFGGHRCVFWGHRCVRGGRRCVFAQQLTCRAAGQGEHGRGHRCVWGGHRCVFEGPCTAAHLPSSRTR, from the exons aTGCCGCTGGAAAAggggccccgccgccggcacTGGGACCAGTTTGGGGCCTGGGAACGACACTGGTCCCAGTACCAGGACCCCGACTGGGACCCCCCGGAGTCTCTCCCGCCCCCCCCCGGCGTCAGCCCCTCGGAATTCCGGGATTTCTGGGCCTTCCTCCAGCGGTTCCGGCGCCTCCGCAAACCCCCCCCCTCAAAGGACCCCCCCAAATCTGGGGGGCCCCAAAAccccctggggctgccccccCACTACGACCCCCGGCTCCGCATCAACCTGGCGCTGCTGGAGGggggggaccccccaaaacaccgGAGAGGGGACCCCGAGGACTTTGGGGAACCCCCAGAACACCGGAGAGGGGACCCCGAGGACTTTGGGGACCCCACAGAACACCGGAGAAGGGACCCCAAGGACCCCCCAAAAAGCCGTCGAGGTGACCCCGGGGACCCTGGAGACTTTGGGGACTCCCCAAAACGCCACCAAAGTGACCCCAGGGACCCCGGAGActttggggaccccccaaaatgcCGTCGGGGAGACCCCGGAGACCCCCCAAAGCACCGGAgaagggacccccaggaccccctggaAGATGAGGACGCGGAGCCCAGGAGGCACCACCGACGAGAGGACCCCAAAGACCCCCCAAAACGCCATCGGGGAGACCCCaaggaccccccaaaacaccac CGGGGTGACTCTGAGGACCCCCCAAAACGCCACCAAAGTGACCCCAGAGACACTCAGGACCCCCAAAAACGCCACCAAAGTGACCCCAGGGACCCCGGGGACTTTGGGCACCCCCTAAAAAGCCATTGGGGTGACTCTgaggacccccaggaccccccaaaatgcCTCCGAAGTGACCCCGGGGACCCTGAGGACTTCGGGCACCCCCCGAAACGCCACCGGGGCGACTCTGgagacccccaggaccccccgaAACGCCACCGAAGCGACCCCGGGGAccctccggccccgccgccgtGCCCAGGTGTGCCCGGGGCTCACCTGTCGGAGCTGGGCTGGGCCCTGCTGCACTACCTGTCCTTCTGCCAGCGCGGCTCCTTCTCGCGGCTGGCGCGGCTGCAGCGGGAGCGGGCGGCGCTGCCCATCGCCCGCTACCGGCACGAactggtggcactggtggcCCAGCACCAGGTGCTGGTGGTGGCCGGGGACACGGGCTGCGGCAAGTCCACCCAGGTGCCCCAGTACCTGCTGGGCGCCGGCTACAGCCAGGTGTGCTGCGCCCAGCCCCGGCGCGTGGCCTGCGCCGCCCTGGCGCGGAGGGTGGGGCTGGAGACCCTCGGCAGGTACCAG gtGGGTTTCCAGACGCGTTTCGAGCGCACCTGTGCCCGCGGCGCCCACCTGGTGTTCGTGacgctggggctgctgctgcggCAGGTGCAGAGCGACCCCGCCCTGGGCAGGTACCAGGTGCTGGTGGCCGACGAGGTGCACGAGCGTCACCTGCCCGgggacctgctgctgggggcCCTGCGGCGCCTCTTACCTGCGCGCCCCGCCCTGCGCCTGCTGCTCATGTCGGCCACCTGCGACCCCCACCTGTTCGCCAGGTACTTCGGGGGAGCCCCCGTGCTGCAGGTGCCCGGCCGGCTCCACCCCATCAAG GTGCTGTACCAGCCCATCCCCTCGGAGCcggggcagcctcacctggaCGCGGGGCCGTACCTGCGGGTGCTGGAGGCCATCGACGGGCGGGTCCCACCTGAGGAGCGCGGGGACGTCCTGGTTTTCCTCAGCGGGGCCGCCGAGATCCAGCAGGTGCTGGGCCCCGCCCAGGTGTACGCCCGCCACACCCAGCGCTGGGTCGTGCTGCCCCTGCACAGCGGCTTACCTGCCgagcagcaggacaaggtgAGCATGGGCGGGGTCACAGGTGTGTTTGGGGGTCACAGGTGTGTTTTTTGGGGTCACAGGTGTGTTCGGGGGGGTCGCAggtgtgtgtttgcacagcagcTCACCTGCCgagcagcaggacaaggtgAGCATGGGCGGGGTCAcaggtgtgtttgggggggtcacaggTGTGTGTTTGAGGgtccctgcacagcagctcaCCTGCCgagcagcaggacaaggtgA
- the LOC116781923 gene encoding uncharacterized protein LOC116781923 isoform X4, translated as MPLEKGPRRRHWDQFGAWERHWSQYQDPDWDPPESLPPPPGVSPSEFRDFWAFLQRFRRLRKPPPSKDPPKSGGPQNPLGLPPHYDPRLRINLALLEGGDPPKHRRGDPEDFGEPPEHRRGDPEDFGDPTEHRRRDPKDPPKSRRGDPGDPGDFGDSPKRHQSDPRDPGDFGDPPKCRRGDPGDPPKHRRRDPQDPLEDEDAEPRRHHRREDPKDPPKRHRGDPKDPPKHHRGDSEDPPKRHRGDSEDPQDPPKCLRSDPGDPEDFGHPPKRHRGDSGDPQDPPKRHRSDPGDPPAPPPCPGVPGAHLSELGWALLHYLSFCQRGSFSRLARLQRERAALPIARYRHELVALVAQHQVLVVAGDTGCGKSTQVPQYLLGAGYSQVCCAQPRRVACAALARRVGLETLGRYQVGFQTRFERTCARGAHLVFVTLGLLLRQVQSDPALGRYQVLVADEVHERHLPGDLLLGALRRLLPARPALRLLLMSATCDPHLFARYFGGAPVLQVPGRLHPIKVLYQPIPSEPGQPHLDAGPYLRVLEAIDGRVPPEERGDVLVFLSGAAEIQQVLGPAQVYARHTQRWVVLPLHSGLPAEQQDKVSMGGVTGVFGGHRCVFWGHRCVRGGRRCVFAQQLTCRAAGQGEHGRGHRCVWGGHRCVFEGPCTAAHLPSSRTR; from the exons aTGCCGCTGGAAAAggggccccgccgccggcacTGGGACCAGTTTGGGGCCTGGGAACGACACTGGTCCCAGTACCAGGACCCCGACTGGGACCCCCCGGAGTCTCTCCCGCCCCCCCCCGGCGTCAGCCCCTCGGAATTCCGGGATTTCTGGGCCTTCCTCCAGCGGTTCCGGCGCCTCCGCAAACCCCCCCCCTCAAAGGACCCCCCCAAATCTGGGGGGCCCCAAAAccccctggggctgccccccCACTACGACCCCCGGCTCCGCATCAACCTGGCGCTGCTGGAGGggggggaccccccaaaacaccgGAGAGGGGACCCCGAGGACTTTGGGGAACCCCCAGAACACCGGAGAGGGGACCCCGAGGACTTTGGGGACCCCACAGAACACCGGAGAAGGGACCCCAAGGACCCCCCAAAAAGCCGTCGAGGTGACCCCGGGGACCCTGGAGACTTTGGGGACTCCCCAAAACGCCACCAAAGTGACCCCAGGGACCCCGGAGActttggggaccccccaaaatgcCGTCGGGGAGACCCCGGAGACCCCCCAAAGCACCGGAgaagggacccccaggaccccctggaAGATGAGGACGCGGAGCCCAGGAGGCACCACCGACGAGAGGACCCCAAAGACCCCCCAAAACGCCATCGGGGAGACCCCaaggaccccccaaaacaccac CGGGGTGACTCTGAGGACCCCCCAAAACGCCACC GGGGTGACTCTgaggacccccaggaccccccaaaatgcCTCCGAAGTGACCCCGGGGACCCTGAGGACTTCGGGCACCCCCCGAAACGCCACCGGGGCGACTCTGgagacccccaggaccccccgaAACGCCACCGAAGCGACCCCGGGGAccctccggccccgccgccgtGCCCAGGTGTGCCCGGGGCTCACCTGTCGGAGCTGGGCTGGGCCCTGCTGCACTACCTGTCCTTCTGCCAGCGCGGCTCCTTCTCGCGGCTGGCGCGGCTGCAGCGGGAGCGGGCGGCGCTGCCCATCGCCCGCTACCGGCACGAactggtggcactggtggcCCAGCACCAGGTGCTGGTGGTGGCCGGGGACACGGGCTGCGGCAAGTCCACCCAGGTGCCCCAGTACCTGCTGGGCGCCGGCTACAGCCAGGTGTGCTGCGCCCAGCCCCGGCGCGTGGCCTGCGCCGCCCTGGCGCGGAGGGTGGGGCTGGAGACCCTCGGCAGGTACCAG gtGGGTTTCCAGACGCGTTTCGAGCGCACCTGTGCCCGCGGCGCCCACCTGGTGTTCGTGacgctggggctgctgctgcggCAGGTGCAGAGCGACCCCGCCCTGGGCAGGTACCAGGTGCTGGTGGCCGACGAGGTGCACGAGCGTCACCTGCCCGgggacctgctgctgggggcCCTGCGGCGCCTCTTACCTGCGCGCCCCGCCCTGCGCCTGCTGCTCATGTCGGCCACCTGCGACCCCCACCTGTTCGCCAGGTACTTCGGGGGAGCCCCCGTGCTGCAGGTGCCCGGCCGGCTCCACCCCATCAAG GTGCTGTACCAGCCCATCCCCTCGGAGCcggggcagcctcacctggaCGCGGGGCCGTACCTGCGGGTGCTGGAGGCCATCGACGGGCGGGTCCCACCTGAGGAGCGCGGGGACGTCCTGGTTTTCCTCAGCGGGGCCGCCGAGATCCAGCAGGTGCTGGGCCCCGCCCAGGTGTACGCCCGCCACACCCAGCGCTGGGTCGTGCTGCCCCTGCACAGCGGCTTACCTGCCgagcagcaggacaaggtgAGCATGGGCGGGGTCACAGGTGTGTTTGGGGGTCACAGGTGTGTTTTTTGGGGTCACAGGTGTGTTCGGGGGGGTCGCAggtgtgtgtttgcacagcagcTCACCTGCCgagcagcaggacaaggtgAGCATGGGCGGGGTCAcaggtgtgtttgggggggtcacaggTGTGTGTTTGAGGgtccctgcacagcagctcaCCTGCCgagcagcaggacaaggtgA
- the LOC116781923 gene encoding uncharacterized protein LOC116781923 isoform X2: MPLEKGPRRRHWDQFGAWERHWSQYQDPDWDPPESLPPPPGVSPSEFRDFWAFLQRFRRLRKPPPSKDPPKSGGPQNPLGLPPHYDPRLRINLALLEGGDPPKHRRGDPEDFGEPPEHRRGDPEDFGDPTEHRRRDPKDPPKSRRGDPGDPGDFGDSPKRHQSDPRDPGDFGDPPKCRRGDPGDPPKHRRRDPQDPLEDEDAEPRRHHRREDPKDPPKRHRGDPKDPPKHHRGDSEDPPKRHQSDPRDPGDFGHPLKSHWGDSEDPQDPPKCLRSDPGDPEDFGHPPKRHRGDSGDPQDPPKRHRSDPGDPPAPPPCPGVPGAHLSELGWALLHYLSFCQRGSFSRLARLQRERAALPIARYRHELVALVAQHQVLVVAGDTGCGKSTQVPQYLLGAGYSQVCCAQPRRVACAALARRVGLETLGRYQVGFQTRFERTCARGAHLVFVTLGLLLRQVQSDPALGRYQVLVADEVHERHLPGDLLLGALRRLLPARPALRLLLMSATCDPHLFARYFGGAPVLQVPGRLHPIKVLYQPIPSEPGQPHLDAGPYLRVLEAIDGRVPPEERGDVLVFLSGAAEIQQVLGPAQVYARHTQRWVVLPLHSGLPAEQQDKVSMGGVTGVFGGHRCVFWGHRCVRGGRRCVFAQQLTCRAAGQGEHGRGHRCVWGGHRCVFEGPCTAAHLPSSRTR; encoded by the exons aTGCCGCTGGAAAAggggccccgccgccggcacTGGGACCAGTTTGGGGCCTGGGAACGACACTGGTCCCAGTACCAGGACCCCGACTGGGACCCCCCGGAGTCTCTCCCGCCCCCCCCCGGCGTCAGCCCCTCGGAATTCCGGGATTTCTGGGCCTTCCTCCAGCGGTTCCGGCGCCTCCGCAAACCCCCCCCCTCAAAGGACCCCCCCAAATCTGGGGGGCCCCAAAAccccctggggctgccccccCACTACGACCCCCGGCTCCGCATCAACCTGGCGCTGCTGGAGGggggggaccccccaaaacaccgGAGAGGGGACCCCGAGGACTTTGGGGAACCCCCAGAACACCGGAGAGGGGACCCCGAGGACTTTGGGGACCCCACAGAACACCGGAGAAGGGACCCCAAGGACCCCCCAAAAAGCCGTCGAGGTGACCCCGGGGACCCTGGAGACTTTGGGGACTCCCCAAAACGCCACCAAAGTGACCCCAGGGACCCCGGAGActttggggaccccccaaaatgcCGTCGGGGAGACCCCGGAGACCCCCCAAAGCACCGGAgaagggacccccaggaccccctggaAGATGAGGACGCGGAGCCCAGGAGGCACCACCGACGAGAGGACCCCAAAGACCCCCCAAAACGCCATCGGGGAGACCCCaaggaccccccaaaacaccac CGGGGTGACTCTGAGGACCCCCCAA AACGCCACCAAAGTGACCCCAGGGACCCCGGGGACTTTGGGCACCCCCTAAAAAGCCATTGGGGTGACTCTgaggacccccaggaccccccaaaatgcCTCCGAAGTGACCCCGGGGACCCTGAGGACTTCGGGCACCCCCCGAAACGCCACCGGGGCGACTCTGgagacccccaggaccccccgaAACGCCACCGAAGCGACCCCGGGGAccctccggccccgccgccgtGCCCAGGTGTGCCCGGGGCTCACCTGTCGGAGCTGGGCTGGGCCCTGCTGCACTACCTGTCCTTCTGCCAGCGCGGCTCCTTCTCGCGGCTGGCGCGGCTGCAGCGGGAGCGGGCGGCGCTGCCCATCGCCCGCTACCGGCACGAactggtggcactggtggcCCAGCACCAGGTGCTGGTGGTGGCCGGGGACACGGGCTGCGGCAAGTCCACCCAGGTGCCCCAGTACCTGCTGGGCGCCGGCTACAGCCAGGTGTGCTGCGCCCAGCCCCGGCGCGTGGCCTGCGCCGCCCTGGCGCGGAGGGTGGGGCTGGAGACCCTCGGCAGGTACCAG gtGGGTTTCCAGACGCGTTTCGAGCGCACCTGTGCCCGCGGCGCCCACCTGGTGTTCGTGacgctggggctgctgctgcggCAGGTGCAGAGCGACCCCGCCCTGGGCAGGTACCAGGTGCTGGTGGCCGACGAGGTGCACGAGCGTCACCTGCCCGgggacctgctgctgggggcCCTGCGGCGCCTCTTACCTGCGCGCCCCGCCCTGCGCCTGCTGCTCATGTCGGCCACCTGCGACCCCCACCTGTTCGCCAGGTACTTCGGGGGAGCCCCCGTGCTGCAGGTGCCCGGCCGGCTCCACCCCATCAAG GTGCTGTACCAGCCCATCCCCTCGGAGCcggggcagcctcacctggaCGCGGGGCCGTACCTGCGGGTGCTGGAGGCCATCGACGGGCGGGTCCCACCTGAGGAGCGCGGGGACGTCCTGGTTTTCCTCAGCGGGGCCGCCGAGATCCAGCAGGTGCTGGGCCCCGCCCAGGTGTACGCCCGCCACACCCAGCGCTGGGTCGTGCTGCCCCTGCACAGCGGCTTACCTGCCgagcagcaggacaaggtgAGCATGGGCGGGGTCACAGGTGTGTTTGGGGGTCACAGGTGTGTTTTTTGGGGTCACAGGTGTGTTCGGGGGGGTCGCAggtgtgtgtttgcacagcagcTCACCTGCCgagcagcaggacaaggtgAGCATGGGCGGGGTCAcaggtgtgtttgggggggtcacaggTGTGTGTTTGAGGgtccctgcacagcagctcaCCTGCCgagcagcaggacaaggtgA
- the LOC116781923 gene encoding uncharacterized protein LOC116781923 isoform X3, whose protein sequence is MPLEKGPRRRHWDQFGAWERHWSQYQDPDWDPPESLPPPPGVSPSEFRDFWAFLQRFRRLRKPPPSKDPPKSGGPQNPLGLPPHYDPRLRINLALLEGGDPPKHRRGDPEDFGEPPEHRRGDPEDFGDPTEHRRRDPKDPPKSRRGDPGDPGDFGDSPKRHQSDPRDPGDFGDPPKCRRGDPGDPPKHRRRDPQDPLEDEDAEPRRHHRREDPKDPPKRHRGDPKDPPKRHQSDPRDPGDFGHPLKSHWGDSEDPQDPPKCLRSDPGDPEDFGHPPKRHRGDSGDPQDPPKRHRSDPGDPPAPPPCPGVPGAHLSELGWALLHYLSFCQRGSFSRLARLQRERAALPIARYRHELVALVAQHQVLVVAGDTGCGKSTQVPQYLLGAGYSQVCCAQPRRVACAALARRVGLETLGRYQVGFQTRFERTCARGAHLVFVTLGLLLRQVQSDPALGRYQVLVADEVHERHLPGDLLLGALRRLLPARPALRLLLMSATCDPHLFARYFGGAPVLQVPGRLHPIKVLYQPIPSEPGQPHLDAGPYLRVLEAIDGRVPPEERGDVLVFLSGAAEIQQVLGPAQVYARHTQRWVVLPLHSGLPAEQQDKVSMGGVTGVFGGHRCVFWGHRCVRGGRRCVFAQQLTCRAAGQGEHGRGHRCVWGGHRCVFEGPCTAAHLPSSRTR, encoded by the exons aTGCCGCTGGAAAAggggccccgccgccggcacTGGGACCAGTTTGGGGCCTGGGAACGACACTGGTCCCAGTACCAGGACCCCGACTGGGACCCCCCGGAGTCTCTCCCGCCCCCCCCCGGCGTCAGCCCCTCGGAATTCCGGGATTTCTGGGCCTTCCTCCAGCGGTTCCGGCGCCTCCGCAAACCCCCCCCCTCAAAGGACCCCCCCAAATCTGGGGGGCCCCAAAAccccctggggctgccccccCACTACGACCCCCGGCTCCGCATCAACCTGGCGCTGCTGGAGGggggggaccccccaaaacaccgGAGAGGGGACCCCGAGGACTTTGGGGAACCCCCAGAACACCGGAGAGGGGACCCCGAGGACTTTGGGGACCCCACAGAACACCGGAGAAGGGACCCCAAGGACCCCCCAAAAAGCCGTCGAGGTGACCCCGGGGACCCTGGAGACTTTGGGGACTCCCCAAAACGCCACCAAAGTGACCCCAGGGACCCCGGAGActttggggaccccccaaaatgcCGTCGGGGAGACCCCGGAGACCCCCCAAAGCACCGGAgaagggacccccaggaccccctggaAGATGAGGACGCGGAGCCCAGGAGGCACCACCGACGAGAGGACCCCAAAGACCCCCCAAAACGCCATCGGGGAGACCCCaaggacccccc AAAACGCCACCAAAGTGACCCCAGGGACCCCGGGGACTTTGGGCACCCCCTAAAAAGCCATTGGGGTGACTCTgaggacccccaggaccccccaaaatgcCTCCGAAGTGACCCCGGGGACCCTGAGGACTTCGGGCACCCCCCGAAACGCCACCGGGGCGACTCTGgagacccccaggaccccccgaAACGCCACCGAAGCGACCCCGGGGAccctccggccccgccgccgtGCCCAGGTGTGCCCGGGGCTCACCTGTCGGAGCTGGGCTGGGCCCTGCTGCACTACCTGTCCTTCTGCCAGCGCGGCTCCTTCTCGCGGCTGGCGCGGCTGCAGCGGGAGCGGGCGGCGCTGCCCATCGCCCGCTACCGGCACGAactggtggcactggtggcCCAGCACCAGGTGCTGGTGGTGGCCGGGGACACGGGCTGCGGCAAGTCCACCCAGGTGCCCCAGTACCTGCTGGGCGCCGGCTACAGCCAGGTGTGCTGCGCCCAGCCCCGGCGCGTGGCCTGCGCCGCCCTGGCGCGGAGGGTGGGGCTGGAGACCCTCGGCAGGTACCAG gtGGGTTTCCAGACGCGTTTCGAGCGCACCTGTGCCCGCGGCGCCCACCTGGTGTTCGTGacgctggggctgctgctgcggCAGGTGCAGAGCGACCCCGCCCTGGGCAGGTACCAGGTGCTGGTGGCCGACGAGGTGCACGAGCGTCACCTGCCCGgggacctgctgctgggggcCCTGCGGCGCCTCTTACCTGCGCGCCCCGCCCTGCGCCTGCTGCTCATGTCGGCCACCTGCGACCCCCACCTGTTCGCCAGGTACTTCGGGGGAGCCCCCGTGCTGCAGGTGCCCGGCCGGCTCCACCCCATCAAG GTGCTGTACCAGCCCATCCCCTCGGAGCcggggcagcctcacctggaCGCGGGGCCGTACCTGCGGGTGCTGGAGGCCATCGACGGGCGGGTCCCACCTGAGGAGCGCGGGGACGTCCTGGTTTTCCTCAGCGGGGCCGCCGAGATCCAGCAGGTGCTGGGCCCCGCCCAGGTGTACGCCCGCCACACCCAGCGCTGGGTCGTGCTGCCCCTGCACAGCGGCTTACCTGCCgagcagcaggacaaggtgAGCATGGGCGGGGTCACAGGTGTGTTTGGGGGTCACAGGTGTGTTTTTTGGGGTCACAGGTGTGTTCGGGGGGGTCGCAggtgtgtgtttgcacagcagcTCACCTGCCgagcagcaggacaaggtgAGCATGGGCGGGGTCAcaggtgtgtttgggggggtcacaggTGTGTGTTTGAGGgtccctgcacagcagctcaCCTGCCgagcagcaggacaaggtgA
- the LOC116781923 gene encoding uncharacterized protein LOC116781923 isoform X5: MPLEKGPRRRHWDQFGAWERHWSQYQDPDWDPPESLPPPPGVSPSEFRDFWAFLQRFRRLRKPPPSKDPPKSGGPQNPLGLPPHYDPRLRINLALLEGGDPPKHRRGDPEDFGEPPEHRRGDPEDFGDPTEHRRRDPKDPPKSRRGDPGDPGDFGDSPKRHQSDPRDPGDFGDPPKCRRGDPGDPPKHRRRDPQDPLEDEDAEPRRHHRREDPKDPPKRHRGDPKDPPKHHRGDSEDPPKRHQSDPRDTQDPQKRHQSDPRDPGDFGHPLKSHWGDSEDPQDPPKCLRSDPGDPEDFGHPPKRHRGDSGDPQDPPKRHRSDPGDPPAPPPCPGVPGAHLSELGWALLHYLSFCQRGSFSRLARLQRERAALPIARYRHELVALVAQHQVLVVAGDTGCGKSTQVPQYLLGAGYSQVCCAQPRRVACAALARRVGLETLGRYQVGFQTRFERTCARGAHLVFVTLGLLLRQVQSDPALGRYQVLVADEVHERHLPGDLLLGALRRLLPARPALRLLLMSATCDPHLFARYFGGAPVLQVPGRLHPIKVLYQPIPSEPGQPHLDAGPYLRVLEAIDGRVPPEERGDVLVFLSGAAEIQQVLGPAQVYARHTQRWVVLPLHSGLPAEQQDKVSMGGVTGVFGGHRCVFWGHCTAAHLPSSRTR, translated from the exons aTGCCGCTGGAAAAggggccccgccgccggcacTGGGACCAGTTTGGGGCCTGGGAACGACACTGGTCCCAGTACCAGGACCCCGACTGGGACCCCCCGGAGTCTCTCCCGCCCCCCCCCGGCGTCAGCCCCTCGGAATTCCGGGATTTCTGGGCCTTCCTCCAGCGGTTCCGGCGCCTCCGCAAACCCCCCCCCTCAAAGGACCCCCCCAAATCTGGGGGGCCCCAAAAccccctggggctgccccccCACTACGACCCCCGGCTCCGCATCAACCTGGCGCTGCTGGAGGggggggaccccccaaaacaccgGAGAGGGGACCCCGAGGACTTTGGGGAACCCCCAGAACACCGGAGAGGGGACCCCGAGGACTTTGGGGACCCCACAGAACACCGGAGAAGGGACCCCAAGGACCCCCCAAAAAGCCGTCGAGGTGACCCCGGGGACCCTGGAGACTTTGGGGACTCCCCAAAACGCCACCAAAGTGACCCCAGGGACCCCGGAGActttggggaccccccaaaatgcCGTCGGGGAGACCCCGGAGACCCCCCAAAGCACCGGAgaagggacccccaggaccccctggaAGATGAGGACGCGGAGCCCAGGAGGCACCACCGACGAGAGGACCCCAAAGACCCCCCAAAACGCCATCGGGGAGACCCCaaggaccccccaaaacaccac CGGGGTGACTCTGAGGACCCCCCAAAACGCCACCAAAGTGACCCCAGAGACACTCAGGACCCCCAAAAACGCCACCAAAGTGACCCCAGGGACCCCGGGGACTTTGGGCACCCCCTAAAAAGCCATTGGGGTGACTCTgaggacccccaggaccccccaaaatgcCTCCGAAGTGACCCCGGGGACCCTGAGGACTTCGGGCACCCCCCGAAACGCCACCGGGGCGACTCTGgagacccccaggaccccccgaAACGCCACCGAAGCGACCCCGGGGAccctccggccccgccgccgtGCCCAGGTGTGCCCGGGGCTCACCTGTCGGAGCTGGGCTGGGCCCTGCTGCACTACCTGTCCTTCTGCCAGCGCGGCTCCTTCTCGCGGCTGGCGCGGCTGCAGCGGGAGCGGGCGGCGCTGCCCATCGCCCGCTACCGGCACGAactggtggcactggtggcCCAGCACCAGGTGCTGGTGGTGGCCGGGGACACGGGCTGCGGCAAGTCCACCCAGGTGCCCCAGTACCTGCTGGGCGCCGGCTACAGCCAGGTGTGCTGCGCCCAGCCCCGGCGCGTGGCCTGCGCCGCCCTGGCGCGGAGGGTGGGGCTGGAGACCCTCGGCAGGTACCAG gtGGGTTTCCAGACGCGTTTCGAGCGCACCTGTGCCCGCGGCGCCCACCTGGTGTTCGTGacgctggggctgctgctgcggCAGGTGCAGAGCGACCCCGCCCTGGGCAGGTACCAGGTGCTGGTGGCCGACGAGGTGCACGAGCGTCACCTGCCCGgggacctgctgctgggggcCCTGCGGCGCCTCTTACCTGCGCGCCCCGCCCTGCGCCTGCTGCTCATGTCGGCCACCTGCGACCCCCACCTGTTCGCCAGGTACTTCGGGGGAGCCCCCGTGCTGCAGGTGCCCGGCCGGCTCCACCCCATCAAG GTGCTGTACCAGCCCATCCCCTCGGAGCcggggcagcctcacctggaCGCGGGGCCGTACCTGCGGGTGCTGGAGGCCATCGACGGGCGGGTCCCACCTGAGGAGCGCGGGGACGTCCTGGTTTTCCTCAGCGGGGCCGCCGAGATCCAGCAGGTGCTGGGCCCCGCCCAGGTGTACGCCCGCCACACCCAGCGCTGGGTCGTGCTGCCCCTGCACAGCGGCTTACCTGCCgagcagcaggacaaggtgAGCATGGGCGGGGTCACAGGTGTGTTTGGGGGTCACAGGTGTGTTTTTTGGGGTCAC tgcacagcagcTCACCTGCCgagcagcaggacaaggtgA